ATCTCAACCAAATAAAGCTAGGTACCACTTGACGGAAAAAATATTGACCGGGCAAATTACCAAAAGAAGCCCAACTAATGGCAGTAATTATCACAGTTAAAAAACTTAAAATTTTATACCAGCGCCCGTAAACAGCATAGGCAATAAAAGTTAAAAAAGCCATCACCCAAGCACTACGAGAATTTGTCAAAAATATACCTATTAAAGTGAAAAAGATATTTAAAATTAGGAAGTAATTATTTTTTTTGCGACTAATTTTAAAAAAAATTAATTCACTATTTATTAGTAATAAACATAAACTAAAATTAAAAGTGATAACTAAAAATAATCCTAAAATATTAGCATGATAAAAAATTGAGGACATTCGCCCTTCCGGATTACCAAAGGGAATAACATCCCATCCAAATAAAAGACTTAACCAATTAGGCCAATCTAAATTAAAATATAACTGTAAAAGACCAATAATTACTATAATTGAAGCACTTAAAGAAAGTAAAAAAATTAGCTTGTATAAATATTTAATTTTAGTAATAATAGTTTGAAAACAAAGAAATAATAAGAAAAATGGTAGAAAATTGGGTAAACCGAACCAAGCATCAATAGTATTTTTTGCCAAACAAGATGAAATAACAAAGGAAACAGTAATCGTGATTAAAATTTTGCTGTAAAAGGAATCAAATAAAGATTTATTACGACAAGTATCTGTAATAATTCCTAAAATCAAAACACAGCTAATAACCGGCAGTAAACAAAGAGTATCAACAGCGTAATTTACCTTTTCAATATGGGATGAAGGGCGCCCTCCACCCCATTTTTTTAAATTAGGAAACATTTTGAAGAAAAAGCGTAGGGGTTGAACATTGTTCAACCCATTATCAATTATCCATTGTCAATTATCAATTAGCCAAAAGAGAAGCAACCTGTTTAGCAAAATAAGTCAAAATCAAATCAGCGCCCGCCCTTTTCATACTGGTGAGGGTTTCAAGGACAATTTTATCCTCATCAATCCAACCGTTAGCCGCCGCAGCCTTAATCATGGCATACTCCCCACTGACGTTATAAGCTACCACAGGAATTTCTGTATATTCCCTGACACGGCGCACGATGTCGAGGTAAGCCAAAGCCGGTTTAATCATTACCATATCAGCGCCCTCCTCAATATCCAAAGCTACCTCAGTGATAGCCTCCCGACTGTTAGCCAAATCCATTTGATAGGTTTTTTTATCGCCAAATTTCGGCGCTGAATCCAAGGCATCCCGAAATGGTCCATAATAGGCGGAAGCATATTTAGCAGAATAAGCAATAATACCTACGTCAGTGAACCCAGCTTGATCCAAACCATCACGAATCGCACCGATTCTACCATCCATCATGTCGGAGGGCGCTACAAAATCCGCCCCAGCTTCTGCTTGGGAAACCGCCATTTTGACCAAAACTTCCACAGTTTCATCATTGAGAATTACCCCATCTTCCACAATACCATCATGACCAAAAGGGGAAAAAGGATCAAGCGCCACATCGGTAATCACCACTAACTCAGGTAACGCTTTTTTAATAGCTTTGATCGTGCGCTGCACCAAACCATCAGGATTGTAGCTTTCTGTACCTTCATTATCTTTCTTATCTTCACTGATGAGGGGAAAAAGTGCAATGGCTTTAATGCCTAAAGAGTAAACTTCCTCTAACTCTTTTAATAATAAATCGAGACTGAAACGAAAAGCATCAGGCATCGATACTATTTCTTGCTTAATATTTTCCCCCTCCGTAACAAAAACAGGGTAAATTAAATCATTAACAGTTAACACAGTTTCTTGTACCAGCGCCCGTATTCCTGCGGTGCGACGTAAACGGCGAGGGCGATAGGTTAAAGAATAAACAGCCATAGTTTAAAATATTTTTTATCCAATAATAACTATGGCATTCTACCTTAAAAAAGTAAAAAGATAAAGGAAAAATAGCAAAAGTTTACACTATTTAATCAAATTCTATTTAATAAAAAAATAGGAAAGCTAAAGTTGATAAACTCATGGTATATTAATGTAAATTTTCAGATTAAAGTTAATTTTTAACAAAGTAAATCCTTAATCATTGGTGAAAAATTTACCATGACTTTAAATAAAACCATTGTTTTTTGTGCTTCAGATTTAGAAGAAGAATTTTATCGAGGTATTGGCTTTTATGCTCAATCTGTCATCAGAGCGACTAAAAATTTAGGTTATAACAATTATCTTTTAACCAGTGCTAAAAAAGAAAAAATTATCCCTTTACAACAGTTAGAAATTCTCCGTAATATTGATAAGCCTATTAATCCTAGTCAAAAAAAAATTATTTTACATTATCTTTACGGATTACTAGGAAAATATAAATTTAAGCATATTTCTCAAGTTGAACCTAGTTATTATGAAACCATTAGTAAATTAAATTATTTAGTCAATATTGATGGTTATATTAATAAAACTTCTCTGTACAAAACTATTAATTTACATTCTATTTTATTTGATTTTCCCCTGACCATTGACACAAAAAAAGCTGATATTTTATTTTGTAGCGCCCCCAGCGCCGTCAGAAATAATTATCGTGGTGGTTTAACAGTGCAAACTATCCATGATATTATCCCCCTTGTCACCTTATATCATCCTCCTTCTGATAAATTTAATTCCTTATTTTATAAAAATATAACCACCAGTTTAAAATACGCTGATATAGTATTAACTATCTCTGAATTTTCTCGCCAAGAAGTTTTAAGAATTTTTCCAAAATTTGCTGATAAATTAAAAGTAATTTATCAACCCATTCCTATCGCAGAAAATGAGTTAAAATTAGCTGAAAGTGATTTATTAAATCGATCCACTTTAAATAAATTTGGCTTAAGAAAAGAACGTTATTTATTGTATATAGGAGCATTAGAAAAACGCAAAAATATTGACCGTTTAATTGAGGCATACTTAGCAGTTAAAAATAAAATAAAAATGCCTTTATTATTAGTTGGTTCATTAGGTTATGGCTCAGAAATATTCACTGGTAAAATGCAAAGTGAGGGCATTAGGTATTTAGGTTATGTTAGTAATTTAGATAAATTAATTTTACTTAAAAATGCTAATTGTTTTGTCTTTCCATCCTTATATGAAGGGTTTGGTTTACCCCCCCTAGAAGCTATGACCATGGGATGCCCTGTTATTACCTCTAATATCTCAGCTATTCCAGAAGCTTGTGGTAATGCACCTTTATATATTAATCCTAATAGTATAGAAGATATGGCGGAAAGAATCCTCGAAATTCATGATAACTACTCTCTTAGAAAAGATATAATTAATAAGGGTTATCAGCAAGTTAAAAAATATAGTTTAGAAAATTATCAAAGAGACTTTTCAGAATTATTTAATTAGTCTAATTAACTTGGCAATAATTGTTAATTTCTTCAACTATTTGCACTTGTTTCGTACCCAAATCATTTAATTTAGTTTGAATACTCAAGGCTTTTTCTCTTTCTTTGCGGTGGAGGGCGCTGATAAATTCTTGAGTTAAAGTGCCGTATTCTTGATAAATTTGACTTAAATTACTGCTGTAATCTAATATTTTTGAATCTCGCCAATTTTCATTATTTATTTGCTCACTGGTAGTTAAAAATTGTTGTTGAAATAAATATATGATTTCTTGATCTTTTTCTAATAAATTTGGCATAGTTTGATTAGCTAATTCTGTACCAATACTTGCTAATTTTTCACATTCTCTTAAACGAGTTAAGTTACCACAACCAGATAAAAAAAATACTAAATTGATAATAAGAAAAAGTTTTTTTCGTCCTAACATTTATAAATCAAAAAAATAACATAAATTGATTACTGTCAAAGCTGTTAAAAGGTTAAATAACAATCAGTTTAACAAGGGGTTTAAACCCCTTATTGGCGATTTGTAGTAATGTGAAAAGGTAAAATAATAGATACTACTCTGAGAGGATAAATCCTATAACTGTCAATTATTCATTACCCTCATGACTCCACTTTTTGATCAAACTCTAATTAAGCAATGGTGGCTAAAATATCTTGAGCATGACTACTGGTGTTAACATTGGTATCAACATGGGTAATTACCCCTTCACCATTGATAATGTATGTGACACGCTTGGGATAACCACCGCCATCAACATCGTATGCTTTGGAGATACTTCTATCGGTGTCAGCTAAAAGTTGGAAAGGTAAACCATACTTTTCTTTAAAGGCTTGGTGAGATGCCTCATCATCATTACTCACTCCTAAAACTACCATTTCTTTATCTTGATATTCTTGGTATTTATCCCGAAAACCCTGCGCTTCTTTGGTACAACCGGGGGTATCATCTTTAGGATAGAAATATAAAATCACAATTTTACCAGCAAAATCACCTAAAGAAACGGTATTGCCTTGATCATCTTTGGTAGTGAATGCTGGTGCTTGAGTGCCTACGGTAAGTGCCATAATGGTTTTTAATTGAGTTATCATTATCAAAACGTTACATTTATTAACATAACATGAAAATACCTCTGCCGAAAAGTTTTGCCCCTCGGCAACCAACCATTATTCATGATTTGCAGGAAGGGGCGCTATGTTTTACTTCTCCACAAATAAATCTTCAGATCATAAATCATCAAACTTTACAAGAAAAATTGATTATCCCTACTTATTGGAGTTTAGCAAAAAGTTCTATTCTAAAATCTACTTTACAACAATTGAACTATCAAGAAGGAGTTAAAGTTATTATTAGTAAATATCAATTGAAATTTATTATTAGTGATCAAAAAAAAAGCAGAGAAATAATATATATAATCGATAATTTATTTCAGGCATTTAATATTAATCAAATTGCTTTAGTAACATTAGGTCTAAGAAGATTAATTTCTCTTTCTAATGATTTCAATAAAGGAACAGAATTTATTTCTCAATACTTAAACACTCCTAAAATTTATAAAATAAATGATCATAATCCTACTCAGATTAAATTAAATTTTGATTATGACTTACAACCTTATCCTTTAAAGATTTCGGTGGGTAATGTAAAAATAAAAAATATTCATAAAAAAGTACAATCTGCTATTTTATTTCAAGGTATTTTTTATCAAAAATTTAATCATCATTATTTTCCGAATAGTTTAAGTAAAAGTCAAGAAATAGTTAAAAACTATCCAGAAATATTTGTTAAATTTAATAATTTAGTGGAGCAAATTTTTTTGAATTGATGCTCAGAATAATGGCATTACCCTACAAGATAATAAATTATACTGGTAGTTAAATCAATTCATCACAATAAACTATTGGCATTTTAAATTTCTTAGTTATTGTTCATTACTTCAAATTAACTAGCTTTTTGAGCATGAGAAATACTATATCAAACTTTGACAAGTGGTAAAACTAGATTTTATCGTGATTATTAGAAATAATAGAAAGAGTAAACTTGATCAATAGCAAAATGAAAATTAAATCTATTTACTCTTTGTCATTAGTAATCATTAATTCTTCTTTGTTAGTTTCTTTTCCTGTCAATGCTGATAATATTAAAACCAATAATTCCTTGATACTGACAGATGCTCAACATCATAACCATAATTCTACTCAACATCACCATCATAAAAAAATAGATGTGACTCAAAATGACAAAATTCCTCAAGTAAAATTAACAATCTCTCCCGATAAAATAAAAGGATGGAATTTACAAATTACTACAACTAACTTTAAGTTTGCCCCAGAAAATTTAGATAAAAATAGCAACCCTAATGAAGGTCATGGTCATTTATATATTAATGGCATAAAAGTTAGTAGAATATACAGTGATTGGTATTATCTTCCTGAGTTACCGTCAGGAAAAAATGAAATTAGAGTCACTTTAAACACTAATTTACACGAAGATTTAATTTATCAGGGTCAAATTATCGCTGATTCTGTTATGATTAGTAATCCTTAAATTATCAATCTTAAATCATGATGAGAAAAGCCATAATTTGTGGTTATTATGGGCGGGGAAATGCCGGAGATGAGGCTTTATTGTTGGCATTATTAGAAAGATTACCAGCGCCCCTCACCCCAATTATATTATCAGGAAATCCATCATTAACCACTAAAAATTATGGTGTAAAAAGTTATTCTCGTCAGCAAATTATTCAAGAAATTTGGCATGGTAAAAAGGATGATTATTTTATTTGGGGAGGCGGTAGTTTAATGCAAGATGCCACCAGTTGGCGCAGTCCAATTTTTTATGGTGGCTTGATGAAATTAGCTCAATTAAAAGGCTTAATTACCATTGCCTACGCGCAGGGAATTGGTCCTTTAAATAGTCCTTTTACCCGTTGGCTAACCAAAGATGTTTTAAGTAAATGTCATGGTGTAAGTGTGCGAGATCAAGCATCAGCAAGACTTTTGGAGCAATGGCACATACCACATTTTAGCGCCCCTGACCCCGTTTGGGCATTATCAGCTAAACTTAATAAATCTCTAAAATTACCATCATCTCCTCATATTGGCGTTAATTTAAGGTCTCATATTTCTTTAACTGAAACTAAATTAAATACGATTATTGACGCATTAATTACATTACAAAAAAACACTAATGCTAATATTATCTTAATTCCTTTTCAGCCTCAAAATGATCTTATACTGTGTCAAAAAGTAGCTGAAAAATTACAGGGAAAAAATGAAATTATTCAGTTAGATAACCCTCAAGAATTAAAAGGAATTTTCCGAGAAATAAAGATGTTAATTGGCATGAGATTACATAGTATTATTATGGGTGCTTCTGAAGGTTGTAATTGTTTTGCCTTGTCTTATGACCCCAAAGTATCTCAATTAATGACAGAATTACATATACCCGGCATAGAATTAACGGCCATGGGCGCTGATGCTCACACCTTAGCACAGCAATGGCTCAATCTTTACACTCAAGGGGAGGGGATGGGCGCGCAGAAAAGAGAAGAATTAAAAACTTCGGCGCTTCTTCACGAAAAATTATTTGACTAATATCAAGGAAAAAGTCCAGCGCCCTTAACCGTATAATATATTACTGTTACAATTTCAATCAGCTATATTATGACTCAAAAAACTATTATTAATACTACCTTAGCACCAGCGCCCGTTGGACCTTATAATCAAGCAGTAGTGGCGAAGGGCGCTATGGTATTTGTAGCTGGGCAAATTCCCTTAAATGCAGAGGGAAATTTAGTGGGAGGAGATGACATCAAAGCCCAAACTCATCAAGTTATCAAAAATATTCAAGCAATTTTAACTGAAGCAGGGACAAATTTAGACGCAGTGGTTAAAACCAGCGTATTTTTAAGCGATTTAACTAACTTTGCCCCGATGAATGAAGTATATGGCAAATATTTTAGTAATAATTCCCCGGCGCGCGCCTGTGTAGAAGTTTCTCGCTTACCCAAGGATGTTTTAGTGGAAATCGAATGTATCGCCGTTTTATAAAAAATAACTCTTCTTATTTTCTAGGATTATTTTATTCTAAAATTTTCAATTTAGACAAAAAAAGTAATCTCAATATCTTAGTTCAATTTATTGAACGTGATCCCGTTGGTTCCGTGTAATTCATTACACGGTGGGTAAATTGCGAAGATGGAGTCTTTCATAATTGGAAATGTTTAAAAAACTTATTTTTTTAATTCAATTAATTGAATGAGAGCTATAAAAAATCTTGGTCTAATATTTTTTCTAAACTGTAAGGACATTGTAGCGGAAAAGTATCTAAACCAGATTTTTTGAGCACATATTTGCGACAATAATCATAACAATCATCTAAATTATCTACTAAATAATTGTAAAGATTCTTGGTCATTCTTTTATTAAGTTGTCGGCGAAAACTTATTATTTCTAATTGCCAATGATGATGGTTTCTTTCATATTCATTATGCCAATAATCTAGCAAAAGTAAATGAATAATGACTTGTTCTAACAAACTTGCCATTGCCAATTTATCTCGCTTTGCCAAACTTTCTAACTCCTCAATTAAATTTTCTATATCTAACTCATTTAATCTATTCCCTTTTAGTAAATTAATAGTTTCTTCCAGCCACAAATGATCATCAATTTCATATAGTTTTTTTAAATTGACTTCTTTTGTTACTTTCATCATTAAAATATTTATGATTTTTCAACTTTGAGTATGATAAATGAAGAAATAGAGACGCAAAATTTTACGTCTCCACCAAAATTATTAGAAATGATTATTGATTAAGCATTAGCCAAATTTTGAGCCACAAAATCCCAGTTAACTAACTTACCTAAGAAATCATCGATATAGCTAGGACGTTTGTTTTGATAGTCTAAATAGTAAGCGTGTTCCCATACATCCATGGTTAATAAAGGAGTTTGCCCAGCAGTGAAAGGGTTATCAGCATTACCAGTTTTAGTTACTTTAAGAGTACCATTATCTAATACTAACCAAGCCCAACCACTACCGAATTGAGTAGCACCTGCATTGGTAAATTCTTCAACAAATTTATCAAAACTACCGAAATCTGCATCAATTTTAGCAGCTAATTCGCCGGTGGGGGTGCCACCACCATTAGGCTTCATACATTGCCAATAGAAGCTATGATTCCATGCTTGGGCAGCATTATTAAACACTCCTGCTTTGCTAGAATCTTTGGCAAGGGTTTTAATGGCTTCCTCAATGGAGAGAGAATCTAATTCTGTGCCTTTAACCGCATCATTAAATTTGCTAACGTAGGCGGCATGGTGCTTGTCGTGGTGAAATTCTAGGGTGCTTTTAGAAATACAGGGTTCTAAAGCTGTGTAATCGTAAGGTAAAGGAGCTAATTCGTAAGCCATGTTCTTAATTTGCCGTAGTTATTGTTCTTTCTTCATAAATCTTAACAGATTAGTTATAAATTGCTAAGATTCACTTTAACCCCAAATTATCATTAAAATTCAGTACTTGTC
The sequence above is drawn from the Cyanobacterium sp. T60_A2020_053 genome and encodes:
- a CDS encoding RidA family protein, coding for MTQKTIINTTLAPAPVGPYNQAVVAKGAMVFVAGQIPLNAEGNLVGGDDIKAQTHQVIKNIQAILTEAGTNLDAVVKTSVFLSDLTNFAPMNEVYGKYFSNNSPARACVEVSRLPKDVLVEIECIAVL
- a CDS encoding glycosyltransferase family 4 protein, which codes for MTLNKTIVFCASDLEEEFYRGIGFYAQSVIRATKNLGYNNYLLTSAKKEKIIPLQQLEILRNIDKPINPSQKKIILHYLYGLLGKYKFKHISQVEPSYYETISKLNYLVNIDGYINKTSLYKTINLHSILFDFPLTIDTKKADILFCSAPSAVRNNYRGGLTVQTIHDIIPLVTLYHPPSDKFNSLFYKNITTSLKYADIVLTISEFSRQEVLRIFPKFADKLKVIYQPIPIAENELKLAESDLLNRSTLNKFGLRKERYLLYIGALEKRKNIDRLIEAYLAVKNKIKMPLLLVGSLGYGSEIFTGKMQSEGIRYLGYVSNLDKLILLKNANCFVFPSLYEGFGLPPLEAMTMGCPVITSNISAIPEACGNAPLYINPNSIEDMAERILEIHDNYSLRKDIINKGYQQVKKYSLENYQRDFSELFN
- a CDS encoding peroxiredoxin is translated as MALTVGTQAPAFTTKDDQGNTVSLGDFAGKIVILYFYPKDDTPGCTKEAQGFRDKYQEYQDKEMVVLGVSNDDEASHQAFKEKYGLPFQLLADTDRSISKAYDVDGGGYPKRVTYIINGEGVITHVDTNVNTSSHAQDILATIA
- a CDS encoding DUF29 domain-containing protein; translated protein: MKVTKEVNLKKLYEIDDHLWLEETINLLKGNRLNELDIENLIEELESLAKRDKLAMASLLEQVIIHLLLLDYWHNEYERNHHHWQLEIISFRRQLNKRMTKNLYNYLVDNLDDCYDYCRKYVLKKSGLDTFPLQCPYSLEKILDQDFL
- the hemB gene encoding porphobilinogen synthase: MAVYSLTYRPRRLRRTAGIRALVQETVLTVNDLIYPVFVTEGENIKQEIVSMPDAFRFSLDLLLKELEEVYSLGIKAIALFPLISEDKKDNEGTESYNPDGLVQRTIKAIKKALPELVVITDVALDPFSPFGHDGIVEDGVILNDETVEVLVKMAVSQAEAGADFVAPSDMMDGRIGAIRDGLDQAGFTDVGIIAYSAKYASAYYGPFRDALDSAPKFGDKKTYQMDLANSREAITEVALDIEEGADMVMIKPALAYLDIVRRVREYTEIPVVAYNVSGEYAMIKAAAANGWIDEDKIVLETLTSMKRAGADLILTYFAKQVASLLAN
- a CDS encoding superoxide dismutase: MAYELAPLPYDYTALEPCISKSTLEFHHDKHHAAYVSKFNDAVKGTELDSLSIEEAIKTLAKDSSKAGVFNNAAQAWNHSFYWQCMKPNGGGTPTGELAAKIDADFGSFDKFVEEFTNAGATQFGSGWAWLVLDNGTLKVTKTGNADNPFTAGQTPLLTMDVWEHAYYLDYQNKRPSYIDDFLGKLVNWDFVAQNLANA
- a CDS encoding O-antigen ligase family protein; translated protein: MFPNLKKWGGGRPSSHIEKVNYAVDTLCLLPVISCVLILGIITDTCRNKSLFDSFYSKILITITVSFVISSCLAKNTIDAWFGLPNFLPFFLLFLCFQTIITKIKYLYKLIFLLSLSASIIVIIGLLQLYFNLDWPNWLSLLFGWDVIPFGNPEGRMSSIFYHANILGLFLVITFNFSLCLLLINSELIFFKISRKKNNYFLILNIFFTLIGIFLTNSRSAWVMAFLTFIAYAVYGRWYKILSFLTVIITAISWASFGNLPGQYFFRQVVPSFIWLRFSDQMFPQRPTPTLRISQWQFCLDLIRDNPVMGVGLRNFDYLYEQTTGFRMGHPHSLFLMLGAETGLISLLLTCIFVGVILRRGALVFLTQKWQSNESLIIFSYLIAFANFIFFNLADLSIFDLRLNILGWIILASIAGVSQKSLIDKCLPTSHSPFP
- the csaB gene encoding polysaccharide pyruvyl transferase CsaB, translated to MRKAIICGYYGRGNAGDEALLLALLERLPAPLTPIILSGNPSLTTKNYGVKSYSRQQIIQEIWHGKKDDYFIWGGGSLMQDATSWRSPIFYGGLMKLAQLKGLITIAYAQGIGPLNSPFTRWLTKDVLSKCHGVSVRDQASARLLEQWHIPHFSAPDPVWALSAKLNKSLKLPSSPHIGVNLRSHISLTETKLNTIIDALITLQKNTNANIILIPFQPQNDLILCQKVAEKLQGKNEIIQLDNPQELKGIFREIKMLIGMRLHSIIMGASEGCNCFALSYDPKVSQLMTELHIPGIELTAMGADAHTLAQQWLNLYTQGEGMGAQKREELKTSALLHEKLFD